The proteins below come from a single Esox lucius isolate fEsoLuc1 chromosome 7, fEsoLuc1.pri, whole genome shotgun sequence genomic window:
- the LOC105011178 gene encoding serine-rich and transmembrane domain-containing protein 1 isoform X1 has translation MDPSNPTARMSGMELVSEDTLNRTIFSPGNGTFLRFSPTSVSTAAVGPGSSPGHQENVYVYVWIFLSLLVFLLTLLVIALHRLKNIVTSSSSVPDCSSEGGSSFTNMEICSVSSQRSTVSSVST, from the exons ATGG ATCCGTCCAATCCTACCGCCAGGATGTCCGGGATGGAGCTCGTATCGGAGGACACTCTCAACCGAACTATATTCTCCCCAGGCAACGGCACCTTCCTGAGATTCTCCCCCACATCCGTTTCCACAGCAGCAGTGGGGCCGGGTTCGTCGCCAGGTCATCAGGAGAACGTTTACGTGTACGTATGGATCTTCCTGTCCCTGCTGGTGTTCCTGTTGACCCTGCTCGTCATCGCCCTCCACAGGCTGAAGAACATCGTCACGTCCTCATCCTCCGTGCCTGACTGCAGCAGTGAGGGCGGGAGCTCGTTCACCAACATGGAGATCTGCAGTGTGTCCTCACAGAGGTCCACCGTGTCCTCAGTCTCCACCTGA
- the LOC105011178 gene encoding serine-rich and transmembrane domain-containing protein 1 isoform X2, which yields MSGMELVSEDTLNRTIFSPGNGTFLRFSPTSVSTAAVGPGSSPGHQENVYVYVWIFLSLLVFLLTLLVIALHRLKNIVTSSSSVPDCSSEGGSSFTNMEICSVSSQRSTVSSVST from the coding sequence ATGTCCGGGATGGAGCTCGTATCGGAGGACACTCTCAACCGAACTATATTCTCCCCAGGCAACGGCACCTTCCTGAGATTCTCCCCCACATCCGTTTCCACAGCAGCAGTGGGGCCGGGTTCGTCGCCAGGTCATCAGGAGAACGTTTACGTGTACGTATGGATCTTCCTGTCCCTGCTGGTGTTCCTGTTGACCCTGCTCGTCATCGCCCTCCACAGGCTGAAGAACATCGTCACGTCCTCATCCTCCGTGCCTGACTGCAGCAGTGAGGGCGGGAGCTCGTTCACCAACATGGAGATCTGCAGTGTGTCCTCACAGAGGTCCACCGTGTCCTCAGTCTCCACCTGA